DNA sequence from the Dethiosulfovibrio salsuginis genome:
ACGCAGCAAACTTCATGGAGGTAAGGGGAGACACGACAAAAAAACTCGTCGAGGAAAAGGAGTCTCTTGAAAAACTCAACAGAGAGTTTAGAGACCTACAGGAGAGTTTAGAGGGTAAAATGCCTCCCACAGAGGGAGTTATGACGAGGGTATCGGCCGCTACATCCGGGAAAGGAGGCCTATCGATCCGCTGCACCACCTCCCACGCCGGATGGAGACCTAGTTACAGGATGAACCTGGATCTGGAGGGTGGAAAGTTGACGGCTCACCTCAACGGGACGGTATGGCAGAAGACAGGGCTTACCTTTTCCGGCAAGCTAGCTCTCCACATGGGCAGGCCCTCTAGTTTCAGCGATCCCGTAAAGCTGCAACCTCTCACCGTAAGCCTGATCGACCCGTCGGAAAACAAATCCTCCTACAGAGGGGAGACCAGGCTGGCCGCACCTGCCATGATGATGGAGTCCTCTATAACCCAAGCTCTCGATGTCGCAGTCGAGGAATCCCTTACCGACAGGGCCTTCTCTTTTCAGGGAGACATAAGAGGAGATGGGGTCCCTTCGACTGTTTTGTTGGAGAAATGGTCTACGGAGGTAAAACCGTCTATGGTCGCCGTCCCATCTATGTCCCCGACACTTTGGCTCTTAGCGGAGGGGAAAATGCCCGAGGCTCAGACCATACCGGCGAACGGAGAGATGTACGTAGACGGAAAGTTCTCCGGCAGAGGATTTATCCCTAAACTAGTCGGTGGTCAGACTTTCTCCATACCCTTCGGAGAGATCCCTGGAGTCCAGATAGAGAGAGAGGATAAAATTCCTCAAAGTGGGTCCACCTGGATAGGCAAAGGAACCCTCAGGAGAGGGTACACTATAACAGCCACCAACGGACTGACAAGATCGATAGCCATAAAGGTAAAAGACCGCATACCTGTTCCAACCAACGAGAGGATATCCGTATCTCTGTCCACCGTAGATCCCTCTCCATCGGAGACCGATCAAGAGACGGGGATATCCAGCTGGAACTTGAGTCTAGAGCCTGGAGAGAGCAAGGAAATTCATGTAATATACGATATAAGATACCCCTCCGACAAGGAGCTCCGGTTCTCAAGATAAGCGCCGACGAATGGGGTCAAAAACTATAGAGGAGACTTTCCAATGAAACTAACGGTCGTCGTGGACAATCTCTGTGGCTCTTCTAGCTTGCTGGGAGAACATGGCCTAAGTATCATGATAGAGACCCCTAGGGGAAACCTCCTGTTCGACACGGGACAGGGCCATTCGCTGCTACATAACCTGAGAGAACTGGGCTTTTCTCCGGAAGATATCACCAGAGTCTGTCTTAGTCACGGTCATTACGACCACTGCGGAGGTCTTCCTCAACTTCTATCGAGAAAACCTAGCCTTGAGATATGGGGCAGCAGGGCGGTGCAAAGCCCTCATTTCAGCGTGAAATCTGGTCTTCCCGCCTTTATAGGCATGGATTTAAACCTGGAACACAGGTCCTTTTTCCCTATAGACGAACCTGCGGAGGTTATAGGCGGACTTTGGGCTTTTACCGTCCCCGTGGAGAAACGAGAGGAAAACAGCTTGAGCCGCAGCGGACTGGTAATCCCTGATGGTTCAGGAGGGTGGATCAAAGACCCCTTCAAAGACGACATATCCCTGCTGGCTCTGGGAATTCACGGCCCTTCCCTTATACTGGGATGTGCACACTCAGGAGTGATAAACATAATGAGACACGTAAAGGACACTTTCGGGCACAATAGTTTTTACGCCGTTGTAGGAGGGACCCATCTGTCCTCTGTTCCAAGACAGAAGCTAATGCCCCAACTTGAGCGAATAAACGACGAATTCGACGTTAAGTTATGGCGACCTAATCACTGCACCGGTTTTACAGCAGCCTCGGCTTTAACGTCGATACACCACGACGTTGTCTGGGGATCGTCAGGTATGTCCTTAGAGCTGTGATGAGCACCCCTAATGAAAAGGACGAGAGAGGGACCGCCTCATGGCTTACGGTTCCTCCTATACCTACCCTCGTAATAGCGATAGCTCTACTGCCCTTTTCGAGCGAGTCAAAAAGCATCTCCATGGGAGCGACCTTCTGGCTCTTCGTGACGATGATTTATATGTCCATATCGGTATCTTACGTAATCTGTCTGGGAAGAAACGCTAAAGACGGACTTGCCCCTCTTCAGATATTAGGACAGGGGGTCGCTCTGTTGGTGTTGCCTCTCGGGCTAGGGGCTCCATACGGACTCTCATGGATAGGGCTAGCACTGTCATTCGCAGGAACGGTTATCCTGGTGAACAAGGTTATGACCATAATGGACGCCCCCCAAAAGGCTGAGGAGACGGAAACACCGGAACAACAGGGCTCTTTTCTGGAAGGAGTTCCTCTTCCAACTCTAGACGTCGATGGCGACGGCCTTATCCTGGGGGCTAACACCGATATGCTGGACCTTCTGGAGGTAGAGGAAGACGTTCTGCTTGGTCAGAAGGCGGAGATGATATTCCCTCAGGATATAGATAGAATTGACGTAAGAGGCAAGGGCTGGCAGGTTCTAAGAAAACCGGGAGAAGGGGGCTCGGAG
Encoded proteins:
- a CDS encoding PAS domain-containing protein: MSTPNEKDERGTASWLTVPPIPTLVIAIALLPFSSESKSISMGATFWLFVTMIYMSISVSYVICLGRNAKDGLAPLQILGQGVALLVLPLGLGAPYGLSWIGLALSFAGTVILVNKVMTIMDAPQKAEETETPEQQGSFLEGVPLPTLDVDGDGLILGANTDMLDLLEVEEDVLLGQKAEMIFPQDIDRIDVRGKGWQVLRKPGEGGSELICLIEEVSPPPPREAEEKGEMIHPETGLFSAPYAKIMIPAELKRSIRYRRWLSMIAIRIKLVTNGQETDVQTKEKILNSYGFFIKKNIRECDLGFFMENGNYMILLPETPNAGAKTALDKLKKVPEDILKEVGPETDLSLWGGIFHCSGHEKIDYNGAMAALEENVKELEHFEPLPPKLEA
- a CDS encoding DUF4139 domain-containing protein; translation: MKITVLFAVLVLCSTFLSPSRLLASEPSVTEASIYLDQAVLAIPMVEGESPTLDLPGTIDPRSIRLESSGEKVILGSSVEEIPRSLWIPPSLASIAQERDRIKRAFSEKQGIVQSLEQTLKALDELKPEVSPSEIASYAANFMEVRGDTTKKLVEEKESLEKLNREFRDLQESLEGKMPPTEGVMTRVSAATSGKGGLSIRCTTSHAGWRPSYRMNLDLEGGKLTAHLNGTVWQKTGLTFSGKLALHMGRPSSFSDPVKLQPLTVSLIDPSENKSSYRGETRLAAPAMMMESSITQALDVAVEESLTDRAFSFQGDIRGDGVPSTVLLEKWSTEVKPSMVAVPSMSPTLWLLAEGKMPEAQTIPANGEMYVDGKFSGRGFIPKLVGGQTFSIPFGEIPGVQIEREDKIPQSGSTWIGKGTLRRGYTITATNGLTRSIAIKVKDRIPVPTNERISVSLSTVDPSPSETDQETGISSWNLSLEPGESKEIHVIYDIRYPSDKELRFSR
- a CDS encoding MBL fold metallo-hydrolase: MKLTVVVDNLCGSSSLLGEHGLSIMIETPRGNLLFDTGQGHSLLHNLRELGFSPEDITRVCLSHGHYDHCGGLPQLLSRKPSLEIWGSRAVQSPHFSVKSGLPAFIGMDLNLEHRSFFPIDEPAEVIGGLWAFTVPVEKREENSLSRSGLVIPDGSGGWIKDPFKDDISLLALGIHGPSLILGCAHSGVINIMRHVKDTFGHNSFYAVVGGTHLSSVPRQKLMPQLERINDEFDVKLWRPNHCTGFTAASALTSIHHDVVWGSSGMSLEL